Sequence from the Mesorhizobium sp. PAMC28654 genome:
GCAGCAGATCCGCTACGAGGAGGAAACGATCGACCTGCTCAAGGCCGACTGGAGCTTGCTCACCCAGCCGTCGCGACTGCAGAAGCTGACTGAGCTCTACAAGTCGCAGCTCGCACTCGAGCCAGTCAGCGCGCGCCAGATCGTCGGCTTGGGCGATCTGCCGGCCAAGGCCCTCGACATTCAGGACATCCTGAAGGCGCGCGGGGATGGCATGGCCGACAATTCCAACAAGGCGCCTTCGGGCGGCAAGGACCCCGTCGTGACCGGAGGCATCGCCCAATGATCGGCAAACTGCTGAAGCGCCGCGCCAAGACAGGTGAAGACGGATCGATCGTCGTCGAGGGCGCCCGCAAGGCCACCGGCGGCAAGGGCAAGGCGCGCATCGTGATGACGATGGCGGTGTTCTTCGGCATTTTCTCGACAATTTCCGGGCGGCTGGTCTATCTCGGCTTCCAGTCCCCCGACATGTCGGGCGGGCCGCAGAGCCGGGTGACGGCGTCACGCCCCGACATTGTCGACCGCAATGGCGAGGTGCTGGCGACGGACATCAAGACGGCGTCGCTGTTTGCCGAGCCGCGCCGCATCGTCGACGCCGACGAGGCGATCGAGAAACTGTCGACCGTGCTGCCCGAGATCGACTATGAGCAGACCTATCACAAGCTGAAGAGCGGCGCCGGCTTCGTCTGGCTGCAGCGGCAGCTGACGCCCAAGCAGCAGTCCGACATCATGCAGCTCGGCATTCCCGGCTTCGGCTTTCGCACGGAGAAGCGCCGTTTCTATCCGAGCGGCGAAACCTCGTCCTACATTGTCGGCCTGACCAATATCGACAACCAGGGCATCTCCGGCATGGAGAAATATATCGATGAGCAGGGCCTGAGCGACCTGCAGGCGTCGGGCCTGGCGGTGGCCAAGGATCTCAAGCCGGTGAAGCTTTCGATCGACCTGCGCGTCCAGCATGTGGTGCGCGACGAGATCGCCGCCGGCCTGGAGCGCTATCGCGCCATCGGCGCTGGCGCCGTTGTACTCAACGTCAAGACCGGCGAAGTGGTGGCCATGGCCTCGGTGCCGGATTTTGATCCGAACAATCCTTATAATGCACAGGAAAAGGACCGGTTGAATCGGATGTCGGCGGGGCTCTATGAGATGGGCTCGACCTTCAAGAGCTTCACCTCGGCCATGGCGCTCGATTCCGGCAAGGCGACGATGACGAGCCGCTTCGACGCTTCGCATCCAATCCGGGTCGGCCATCAGGCCATTCACGATTTCCACGGCAAGAACCGTGTGCTGTCGTTGCCTGAGGTGTTCCTCTATTCGTCCAACATCGGGTCGGCCAGAGAGGCCGAACTGGTCGGCATCGAGGGACACCGCGAATTCCTGCATCGCCTTGGAATCTTGGACAAGATGCAGACCGAACTGCCGGAAGTCGCCCGCCCGACTGAGCCGAGGGTCTGGAAGCAGGTCAATTCGTTCACCATCGCCTTTGGCCATGGCGTGTCGACGACGCCGCTGCAAGCGGCAGTCGGCTGCGCGGCGCTGATGAATGGCGGCTATCTGATGAACCCCACCTTCCTGGTGCGCACGCAGCAGGAGGCGATGGCGCTGGCCAAGAAAGTGGTCCGCGACAAAACGGTCGATGGCATGCGCTACCTCTATTCGCTCAATGCCGAGAAAGGCTCGGCCAGGAACGCCAGAGTCCCCGGCTACCGCGTTGGCGGCAAGACCGGAACAGCTGAGAAGGTCGTCAATGGCCGCTACTCGAAGGATTTGAATTTCAACACCTTCGTCGCCGCCTTCCCGATGGACGATCCGCAATACCTGGTGTTTACGATTGCCGACGCCCCGCACCCGGAAAAGCCTGGCATGACAGACGTCGCGGCCGCGAATGCGGGGGTCATGGCCGGCAATATCATCAGACGCTCGGCTGCCATGCTTGGCGTGAAGCCAGATTTCAGCCATGAAAATGGTGCAACGCTGGTTTCCTATCAGTGATTCTTAGGGCGCGCCGGCAACTGCGCGCTATTTTGTTGCGGTGAACGGATTTCGATGAAGCTGAAAGATCTAACCGGTATCCTGCCTGTCGAGGGAACAGCTTCCGTCGATACGGAAGTTACTGGGATTTCGTCGGATTCACGCCAGGTGAAACCGGGCGTTGTCTTTTTTGCACTCGCCGGGACCAAGGCCGATGGCGCTGCCTATGCCGCTGACGCCGCCGCGCGCGGTGCCGCCGCCATCGTGACAGGCAAGGGCAGCGCCGTTGCCGTGCCATCGGTTACGGTACTGACCGTCGATGACCCCCGACTGGCGCTTGCCCTGAGCGCCGCCCGCTACTTCGGTGGGCAGCCGCAAACCATGGTCGCGGTGACCGGCACCAGCGGCAAGACATCGGTCGCCGCCTTCACCCGGCAGATCTGGGAACAGGCCGGCTATGCCGCCGCCTCGATCGGCACCACTGGCGTGGTCGCGCCTGGCCGTAACGAATATGGCTCGCTGACGACGCCCGATCCGGTCGCCTTACACCAGTTGCTCAGGGAATTGGCCGACGCCGGCGTTACTCACGCCTCAATGGAAGCCTCCAGCCACGGGCTCGACCAGCGTCGCCTCGACGGGGTGAAACTCGCCGCCGGCGGCTTCACCAATCTCGGCCGTGATCACATGGACTATCATCCCACGGTCGAGGAC
This genomic interval carries:
- a CDS encoding peptidoglycan D,D-transpeptidase FtsI family protein, encoding MIGKLLKRRAKTGEDGSIVVEGARKATGGKGKARIVMTMAVFFGIFSTISGRLVYLGFQSPDMSGGPQSRVTASRPDIVDRNGEVLATDIKTASLFAEPRRIVDADEAIEKLSTVLPEIDYEQTYHKLKSGAGFVWLQRQLTPKQQSDIMQLGIPGFGFRTEKRRFYPSGETSSYIVGLTNIDNQGISGMEKYIDEQGLSDLQASGLAVAKDLKPVKLSIDLRVQHVVRDEIAAGLERYRAIGAGAVVLNVKTGEVVAMASVPDFDPNNPYNAQEKDRLNRMSAGLYEMGSTFKSFTSAMALDSGKATMTSRFDASHPIRVGHQAIHDFHGKNRVLSLPEVFLYSSNIGSAREAELVGIEGHREFLHRLGILDKMQTELPEVARPTEPRVWKQVNSFTIAFGHGVSTTPLQAAVGCAALMNGGYLMNPTFLVRTQQEAMALAKKVVRDKTVDGMRYLYSLNAEKGSARNARVPGYRVGGKTGTAEKVVNGRYSKDLNFNTFVAAFPMDDPQYLVFTIADAPHPEKPGMTDVAAANAGVMAGNIIRRSAAMLGVKPDFSHENGATLVSYQ